The genomic stretch CTCGGGCACCTCGGCGAGCGTGTCGCGGAACCCATCCAGCACCCGCAGTCCAGGCCACGGCGCGTCGGCGGTTTCGAGAAGCCCCTGCTTGAGCGTCACCAGCGCCCCCGCGAGGTTACCGGAGTCGACCGTGGACACGTAGCGCGGCGCCATCACGGCGCCCGTCTCGGTGCTGTACCAGTTGTAGAGGTGCCCCTGGTAGCGCTCCAGGCTCTCGACCGAGTCCAGCATCGTGCCGAGGCGGACCAGCTCGTCGCCGCGCGGGATGTAGCCGAGGTCGCGCGCCGCCTGGACGGCGTTGAGCGCCAGGCCGATGTTGGTCGGCGACGTGCGGCGGGCGAGGCCCTGCGCGGGCTGCACCTGGAGGTTGTCCGGCGGCAGCCAGCGGTCGCGTTCGGTGAGGATGGTGTCGAAGAAGCGCCACGTCCGCCGGGCGACCGTCCGCAGGCGGATGCGGTCGTTCGTCGTCAGCGTGTACTCGTCCCGGTCGATGTCGCGGCTGACGTACCGCGCCACCCAGGGCGCCGCGATCCAGGCCGCCGCGAAGGGCAGCGCGGTGAACCACGCGATGGGCTCGGTGAGCGTCACCGACGCCAGCACGACCGCGCCCCACGCCACCGACGCCCACATCGAGTGCGGCACGTCTCGGGTCGACTCCTCGGCCTGCTGGGCGGTCGTCCACTCCAAGAGGTTCTTCTTCGACACCGCCGTCCGCCAGAGCGTCCGCCCGATGGCATCCAGCATGACCACCGACTGGTGGGCCAGGAAGACGACCGACAGGCCGATCTGGCGGGCGTGCATCTGGACGTCCGCCCAGACCACGCGGAGCCAGCTCGACGTGACCGTGTCGGGCGGCTGAAACAGGAAGCCGTGCGCGGCGGGCGCGTAGATCGGGAACGCGAGCACGAACAGCGCAATCAGCGTCCACACGAACGGCGAGCCGGGCAGGACCGTCCACGCGAGCAGCAGGAAGACGAGCAGCGCGGGCGGCGTCAGGCTCCGGCGGAGGTTGTCGAACAGCTTCCAGCGGCCGACGACCGAGAGCGGGTTCTTCCGCTTCGTGCCCGCGGCGTCGCGGACGCGCGGCATCAGCCACGGCAGCAGCTGCCAGTCGCCGCGCACCCAGCGGTGCTGGCGGAGCGCGAACGAGGCGTAGCGCGACGGAAAGTCGTCGAACACTTCCACACCGGTCGCGAGCGCCGCGCGGGCGTGGTTGCCTTCCAGGAGGTCGTGCGAGAGCACCGTGTTCTCGGGCAGCGCCCCGTCCAGCGTGTGGCGGAACGCGTCCACGTCGTAGAGCCCCTTGCCGGTGTAGATGCCCTCGCCGAAAAGGTCCATGTACGCGTCCGACACGGCCGTCGTGTACGGGTCGACGCCCGGCCGGCCGGCGTAGATGCGGGCGAAGAGCGTCGTGCGGCCGCTCTCGGGCGAGATCGAGACGCGCGGCTGGAGGACGCCGTAGCCGCGGGTCACCCGGCCCCGGTCGGCCGAGTAGCGGGGTCGGTTGAGCGGGTGCGCGGCCGTCGCCACGAGCGCCCGCGCACCGTCGGGCGTCGTCCGCGTGTCGGCGTCGAGGGTCAGGACGTAGCGGATGGCATCGCCCTCGGTGGCGGCCCGGAGGTCGCCCTCGATGTCCGTGTAGCTGGTCTGCGCGTCGGGGTCGCGGAGGAGTTCGTTGAACTCCTCCAGCTTGCCGCGCTTGCGCTCCCAGCCCATCCAGACGCCCTGGGCTTCGTTCCACAGGCGCTCGCGGTGGAGCAGGAAGAAGCGGTCGCCGCCGGGCGCTCCGTCCCCCTGCGCCCGGGCGGCGCGAGATCGTTCGTTGAGCGTACGGATGGCCTGGCGCGCGGCGTCGAGCGTGGCCTCGTCGCCGGGCACCTCCTTCGCCTCGGCGTCGGCCCAGTCGGTCAGGAGCGCGTAGCGCAGCGCGGCGTCGGGGTTGGCGAGCGCGTGGACCTCCAGCCGCTCGACCATCTCCCGGCTGTGCGCGGGCGACGTGATGAGCGTCGGCACGACGACGAACGTCTGGTGCTCGGCGGGCACGCCGTCCTCGAAGGCGAGGCGAGGCAGCTGGCGCGGCGGCAGGAAGCGGACCACGTTCCAGTTGACGAACGTGACGGCGAAGTCGAGCAGCGGCAGAAATGCCGCCGCGACGGTCAGCGCGAGCCAGTTGGCGGTCGCCCCGCCCGCGTCGGCCACGAGGACGGCCGCGAGCAGCCCGAGGCCGGTGACCGCGGCGATGCTGCCCAGGTACACGGCGGTCGGGTGCCGCTCGGCAGTCCAGTAGAGGCGGCGCGACAGCTTCGGCCGGTACCCCGCCGCCTTGCCGAGCGTGCGGACGCCCGGCCCGAGGAGCCAGTAGCCGACGTGGTCGGCCGCAGCGTCGGCGTCGTCCTGGGTGGCCGCCTGACGGGCCAGCGCCAGCGCGCGCTCGGCGACGCCGAACTCGGTCTCGGGCGAGCGTCGCGCGATCCGCTCGGTCACGTGTCGGTACGCGTCGCGCGTCCCCTCGCTCATCGCGGCGTACACCCCTGCGGGGTCCTCCCGGAGGGTGTGCTCGACCGCCGAGAGGTCCTCGACGATGTCCACCCAGTCGGTGTCGGCGGCTGCGCGGAGGGCGAGGACTGCGTTGGCGATGGAGCCGCGCCACTGCGTCTCGCGCTGCGTCTCGATGCGCTCGACATCGTCCAGGGTGAGGCGACGCGCCCGGAGGCGGTGCTCCAGCCACTCCATCGCCGTGCCCCGGCCGCCGGCCGCCGGGAGGGCCGCCGCGAAGGTCATCGCGAACGGACCGGAGAGGGGCGCCTGCTCGCGCGCGATGGCCGCCAGGTCGGCGCTGACCTCGGCCGGGTCGTCGTGGGCGGCCAGCGTCTCCGCCCAGGTTGCGGCGGACAGCCGGTCGGCCCGCGCCTCGCGGAGGGGACGCGCGAGCGCGGCCACACGCTGCGCGAGCACGACCCGCAGGAGGAGCGGCAGCGCCCACAGCTCGGCCAGCGTCAGCAACTCGACCTCCTGGTACCCGGCCACGAACCCACGCAGGTGCTCGACGCTGAGGTCGTTGTCGGTCAGGTCGGCCAGGTTCTCGACCAGCTCGTAGGCGCGTGGCAGACCCTGGTAGGGCCCCGCGGTGAGCTTCGGGAGGACGCGGTAGTAGGCGCGCGGCATCGCTGCCTCGGCCTCCCGCGCCTGGTCGCGGACGATGTGGTAGTTGTCGAGGAGCCACTCGGCGGCGGGCGTCAGCGTCTCGCCGGCCCGGCCCGCCTCGGCGAGGTCACGGTAGGCCGCCGTCAGGTCGCCCAGCGCGTCGCGGACCAGCGGACGCAGCGGGCGCCCCCGCGACGGCTCCGTCTCGACGGCCTGGGTCCGGGCGAGTCGGCGAGCGTGCTCCGCGAGGTGGGTCGGCTTGAAGAGGCTCTCGACGGACGATCCGGGCACGGGGCGTGGAGGTGGGAGGCTCCCTCAACGCCGGGCATCGCCGCGCGGTCCCGAAGCACGCGCACCGGAGCCCAGGTGGGGAGAACCGCCAGGGGCAGGGCAGCGGCGGAGCACGGCGCTGCTCGCCTCACTCCAGCCAGCCCCCCTCGAAGCCGCATCGGCGGAGACCGTCCACCAGCGGAGCGCACGTCCGCATGAGGTCCCAGATCTGGCCCGAGCGGTGGTTCTCGATGGCGAGCACGATGGGACCCTGGTTGAGCGCGTAGTGATGATCCGACACCCACCCGAGGTCCTCGTCGCCATTCGGGAAGGAGGGGTTGTAGGACGCCTCGAAGCCGAACCGGTCCTCACGGCTGGCGTGCGACACGGCGAGGCCCGCGAGGCACTCCAGCACGGCGTCGGGGGCGAACGGCAGGCTGGCGAGAGCGGCCCAGGGCGCCAGCGTCCCGTCGTCCGGACCGAACGGGACGCCGCGGGCGCGGTAGCCCCAGAACCGCTGCGTCTCCCTATCGAGGGTGCGGACGGCCGGACCGGGGCCGTCGCTCGCCGTGAGGCCCCACGCGGTCGGGCCGTAGCCCACGAAGCCGCGCGGGTTGCGGACGGCGTACTCGCGCTGGATGAGCGTCGCCCGACGGCTGTTCTCGAAGTAGTCCGTCGGCGCCCCGAGGCGGGCGGACTGGGCGCGCATCGCGGCGTCCTGGATGCCCCGAAAGTCGATCCACAGGTGCGAGAACTGGTGGATGAACAGCGGCCCGGCGTACAGCACGTCGTGACCGTAGATCCGCTTCCACTTGTAGGTGCGCGTCGTCGCCTCGAAGGCGGACGCCGGGATCGGGTGCGTCGGCGAGCCGACTGCGAGGGCGTACAGGATCAGCGCCTCCGTGTAGCCTTCCCAGCGGTAGCGGAGGAAGCCGCGCTCGGGGGTCCACCCCATCGTGACCGTCTCTCCTTCGTCCATCGCCCACTCCCAGTCGACGGCGTGGTAGAGGGCGTCGGCGCCGTCGCGGATCTCCGCCTCGTGTGCGTCGTCGGGGTCGTCGAAGAAGGCGGCGGCGCAGAGGAGGCCCGCGACCAGGAGCGCCGTGTCGATGGTCGAGAGCTCGCTCGTCCAGGCGCGGCGGCCATCCACCATGTCGAGGAAGTGGTAGAAGAAGCCCCGGTGCCCGACGCCGTCTTTCGCGCCGTCCTGGGGCGCGTCGCGGAAGAAGCGGACCGCAGCAAGCGCGATCTCGCGGGCGGCCTCGCGGGACACCCATCCTCGCGACACGGCGATGGGCAGCGCCGAGAGGCCGAAGCCGACCGCCGCGATCGACGCGGGGCTGTCGGGCATGGTGCTGTCCACGACGAGCCCGTTCGCCCAGTTCGTCTTGCGCGCGAAGTAGGCGAACGAGGCGCGGTGGACGGCGTCGAGCAGGTCGTCGGAGGCGGTGGGGTCGGGCATGGCCGGAGACGGTCGGCGCGGAGGAACGGCGCGCTGCGCGACGGGGTCCGCGGGTCCGGAACCAGGGTGGCGGCATCGCGTTACTTGTTGCAACAGATACCCCTCTCCCATGGCTCTCCTCTCCCCGTTCGCCCTCGGCCCGCTGGCCCTCCCCAACCGCATGGTGCTGGCGCCGCTGACGCGCAGCCGCCACGTGGACCAGATCCCGACGGACCTCGCGCCGACCTACTACGCCCAGCGTGCCTCGGCGGGCCTCCTCATCGCCGAGGCGACGCAGGTGATGCCGCGCGGCCAGGGCTACCCGCAGACGCCCGGCATCTACACCGACGCGCAGGTGGCGGCGTGGCGGCGCGTCACCGACCTCGTCCACGCCGTCGGCGGGCGGATCGCGCTCCAGCTGTGGCACGTCGGCCGCGTGTCGCACTCGGCGTACCACGACGGGAAGCCGCCCGTGGCCCCCTCGGCGATCCCCGCGACCGGCAAGGCGATGACGCCCGACTTCCAGTTCGTCGACTTCGAGACGCCGCACGCGCTCACGGCCGACGAGATCGCCGAGACCGTCGAGGCCTACCGCCTCGGCGCGCGCAAGGCCAAGGAGGCCGGGTTCGACGCAGTCGAGATCCACGCGGCCAACGGCTACCTGATCGAGCAATTCCTGTCGTCGGGCTCCAACCAGCGGACGGACGGCTACGGCGGCTCGGTCGACAACCGGCTCCGCTTCCTCCGCGAGGTCACCGAGGCGGTGCTCTCCGAGTGGGACGCCGACCGCGTCGGCGCGCGCCTCTCGTTCGGCGCCGGGATCAACGGCGTCGTGGACGAGGACCCGCAGACCACGTTCGCGGCGGTCGCCGAGACGCTCTCGAAGGCCGGGCTGGTCTACCTCCACGGCATCCGCTCCAACGACCGGATGGGCGCGGCGGCCTCCTTCGACCCGATCCAGCTCATGCGCGACCACTTCGACGGCGCGGTGATCGCCAACGGCGGCTACGGCCGCGAGGACGGCGACGCGGTCATCGAGGCGGGCACGGCGGACCTCGTGGCCTACGGCCGCCCGTTCCTCGCCAATCCGGACCTGCCGATCCGCTACGCCGCTCAGGCTGCCGGCCTCGGCGCGCCGCTCAACGAACCCGACTCGGACACGTTCTACGGGGGCGGCGCCCACGGCTACACCGACTATCCGGTCTGGGACGGACAGGAGGCGAACGTGCCCGCGGAGGAGGCGTAACCCCCTGGTCCCTGCCCGTGTCGGGCGGAGGCCGCTTCCCTGCTCGCCATGCGTCTGCTCTGCCTCGCCCTGCTCGTCGCCCTCGGCGCCTGCGCCCCTGACCCGGAGTCGCCCGCTGCCGAGACGGCTCCGCGGGCGGACGGCCCGACCGAGCAGGCGGTCGCCATCGACGCCGAGGTCGCCGCCAACCGCGCCCTCGGCGTCGGCGACCGCGCGCCCGACTTCGCGCTCCCGGACGCGACCGGCGAGACGGTCCGCCTGAGCGACCTGCTGCTGGACGGGCCCGTCGTGGTGACGTTCTACCGGGGCGCGTGGTGCCCTTACTGCAACACCCAGCTCCGCGACTACCAGCAGGCGCTGGGCTCGTTCGAGGCGACCGGGGCCCGCCTCGTCGCCATCTCCCCGCAGGCGCCGGACAGCTCGATGTCGATGGCCGAGCGCAACGCCCTCGCCTACTCGGTCCTCTCTGACACCGGCGGGCAGGTTTCTCAGCAGTACGGCCTCGTCTTCCGGGTCGATGCCGAGACGCGGGCCCGGTACGAGGCGGTCGGCATCGACCTCGCGCGCTACAATGGCGGCGACACCGATGCCGCGTGGGCGCTCCCCGTCCCGGCGACCTACGTCATCGACCCGTCTGGCATCATCCGCGCCGCCTTCGTCGAGGCCGACTACACGCAGCGGGCGTCGCCCCGCCAGGTCCTGGAAGCGCTGCAAGAGGTGGTATAGCGGGGTCGGCGGTCCGAGGCCAGTAAGCCGGAGGGGCGCTGCAGCGTCCCTCCTCCCGTCCTCTTACCCTGCCCCGTGATCCGTCTCCTCCCGCTCGTCGCCCTCCTGTTCGCTGTCGGCTGTGGGCCCGACCTCGCCGCGCCGTCTGACCGGGAGGTCAAGGCGCGCGTCGCCGACGCCGAGGCCCGACTGGCGGCGAGCGCGGGCGGCCAGCTCGTGGCCCAAGCCATCGAGGCGCATGGCGGACTGGCCGCGTGGTACCGCACCGGTCCGCTCCGCTACCGCTACGCCTACACCCGCCTCGACAGCCTCGGCGAGCCCGCGGGCGACGCCCTCGACACGCGCCAGCTCGTCGACACGTGGTCCGCGCGGGCCGTCCACACGCTCGCAGCCGACCCGTCGGTCTCGTTCGGGTGGACCGGTGCCGAGGCCTGGGTGCGCCCGGCAGGCGCCGACGTGCCCACCAACCCCCGCTTCTGGGCACTGACGCCCTACTACTTCGTCTCCATGCCGTTCGTGTTCGCCGACCCCGGCGTCACCCTGACGCTCGCCGATCCCGACTCGCTAGAGGGCCGCCCGGTGGACGTGGTCCACGCGACGTTCGCCGCGGGCACGGGCGACGCGCCGGACGACTACTACGACCTCCTGCTCGACCCCGAGACGCACCGCGTCCGCGGCCTCCGCTACGTGGTGTCGTACGCCGCCTTCAACCCGGACGGTGGGCACACGCCGGAGACGCTCATGATCTACGACGGCGAGCAGACGGTCGGCGGGGTGACCCTCCAGGAGGGCTTCCGCTCGTTCCTCTCGGCGACCGGCCAGCCGAAGGCGCGCGGCACGGTGACCGAGGTCGCATCGGCGCCGGAAACCCTCGACGCCGCGTTCGGCACCCCCGCCGACGCCGAGGTCCAGCCGGAGCTCTGACTCGGCCCGCCTCGGTCCCGAGGCGGACCGCCCCCTCGGCTACTGCATCGACGAGGGCGG from Rubrivirga sp. SAORIC476 encodes the following:
- a CDS encoding glucoamylase family protein is translated as MPDPTASDDLLDAVHRASFAYFARKTNWANGLVVDSTMPDSPASIAAVGFGLSALPIAVSRGWVSREAAREIALAAVRFFRDAPQDGAKDGVGHRGFFYHFLDMVDGRRAWTSELSTIDTALLVAGLLCAAAFFDDPDDAHEAEIRDGADALYHAVDWEWAMDEGETVTMGWTPERGFLRYRWEGYTEALILYALAVGSPTHPIPASAFEATTRTYKWKRIYGHDVLYAGPLFIHQFSHLWIDFRGIQDAAMRAQSARLGAPTDYFENSRRATLIQREYAVRNPRGFVGYGPTAWGLTASDGPGPAVRTLDRETQRFWGYRARGVPFGPDDGTLAPWAALASLPFAPDAVLECLAGLAVSHASREDRFGFEASYNPSFPNGDEDLGWVSDHHYALNQGPIVLAIENHRSGQIWDLMRTCAPLVDGLRRCGFEGGWLE
- a CDS encoding alkene reductase translates to MALLSPFALGPLALPNRMVLAPLTRSRHVDQIPTDLAPTYYAQRASAGLLIAEATQVMPRGQGYPQTPGIYTDAQVAAWRRVTDLVHAVGGRIALQLWHVGRVSHSAYHDGKPPVAPSAIPATGKAMTPDFQFVDFETPHALTADEIAETVEAYRLGARKAKEAGFDAVEIHAANGYLIEQFLSSGSNQRTDGYGGSVDNRLRFLREVTEAVLSEWDADRVGARLSFGAGINGVVDEDPQTTFAAVAETLSKAGLVYLHGIRSNDRMGAAASFDPIQLMRDHFDGAVIANGGYGREDGDAVIEAGTADLVAYGRPFLANPDLPIRYAAQAAGLGAPLNEPDSDTFYGGGAHGYTDYPVWDGQEANVPAEEA
- a CDS encoding peroxiredoxin-like family protein codes for the protein MRLLCLALLVALGACAPDPESPAAETAPRADGPTEQAVAIDAEVAANRALGVGDRAPDFALPDATGETVRLSDLLLDGPVVVTFYRGAWCPYCNTQLRDYQQALGSFEATGARLVAISPQAPDSSMSMAERNALAYSVLSDTGGQVSQQYGLVFRVDAETRARYEAVGIDLARYNGGDTDAAWALPVPATYVIDPSGIIRAAFVEADYTQRASPRQVLEALQEVV